From the Spirochaetales bacterium genome, the window AGGACGCATCATCCATCCTGTTGAGTACATCGCCTGCTAACGAACAGCTTGTCCGCCTCATCATCGTCGAGGTGATCGTCGAACTGAAAGACTTTTTTACCGGAATCGAGAAAATGAAAAATCTTGACGAGATCGGTTCGCGGATCATCAAGAAAACGATATGACCGATCCGTCACAGGAAAGGGAAAACACTGAAGAAAGACAAGATGGTCCCCCTTTATATGGCCGAGCGGGGAAAAAGCAGCGCCGGCATCGAATTACCGGACATCGAAAACGACGATTCCGCATTTCCCATAATCCGGGGGGTTTTCGTTGACCATCTTTTTTTCACTAATATGTGATCATTCTCGGAAGCTTCTTCGCCTGGGCAATCCAGTCGTTGACCTGTTTTTCAACCGGTATTTTCCGTACCAGTTTTTTCGAGGTATTGATATCCTTCATTTTCTGAAAGAGATTGTCGGCCCTTCTCTGGCAAAGCTCGGGAATCGTATCGACTCCCGCCTCTTCGAGAAGATCGGCGTATTCCGACCCAACGCCCTTTATCCTGAAAAGATCCACATGATTGACCCATTCGAGAACGAGTTTCGGCGTGATCCCCGAACCTTCGCTGATTTTTTTACGTCCATCCGGTGTCGCTCCCTTTTTGAGCAGATCGCCCGTAGAGCGTACTCCCGCTTTCTTCAACATTTTCGCGTATTTGACGCCGATTCCCTCGACTTCTTCAAGTTTCGCCATTAATACCGTGCTCCTTTCATTTTTTGAATAGTTTCGCGACAAGTCCGACGATCGTCATGAGAACACCACCGCCCACGGCGCCCGATGCGACATTTGCCAGAATGCTCGCGATATCAAAAGAACCGGACGGCATGACGGCCACTCCGAGCATATTGAGAAGCTGGCCTCCGAGTCCGCCCCCGACAATACCCGCGATCGAATTGACAACGACGCCCATGTCAATTGGTTTCACCAGCTTGCCGGTGATGTTTCCGCCGACGGCACCGCTTACCGCTTGTACGATCAATGCAATGACATTCATTTTTTTCTCCTTTATATTACCATTGGTTTTCCATCTTCATAATCCAGAAATTATATTCGATGGTAATATTATTTATAGACCCGGCATACAAGAAAGTCAATAAATATTATAAGTTTCTTGTACTTTTTGCCTTTTTAAATACATTTGCATCCTTGTCCCCGTGGATACAATATCGTCAGCCGCGTGATAACACCGTTTTTCCGGTGATTCTCTCATCAGAAATTTCTTTCTCCCAAAAGAACGTCCATCATCTCGAAATCGAGGATCGGCATTGCCTTCCCGTTATTATCGAGCCTGAACCTGAGGTATTCGAAAAGGGGGCCGAACGGCGCCGCCGCTTCGGGTAACACGCTGCCGGCGTCAACCATACCGTCCGCCTTTTCGTTGACCGTTATCCCCAGCAGGGACAGAAAGGGGGCGTAGACCGACATGAAGTCGACCGCCGGAAGCTCGACAATCTCGACGCGTTCCTTTTCGGGAATGCCCGCCATTTCCTTTGCAATCGCGATCGCCTTCCATAACCCGCCGATTTCATCGGCAAGGCCCACTTCCTTTGCCGCGAGCCCCGACCAGATTCTTCCCTGCGCAATTTTCTCAATCTCATCTTCCTCTTTATTTCGGCCGGAAGCCACTTTTGAGACAAACTGCTTGTAAATATAGGCGATGGTATCTTCGAGCATACGCCGTTCATCCTGATCCAGGTTACGGTCCGGTAATCCGAGCATGAGATACGGGAGGGCAAAACCGAATCCAAGATCCGCGTGGTCGCCCCGCTTTACGAAATCCGTGGTGATTCCCAGCTTTTCTTTCAATCCATTATCGTACATCCACCCCCCGATCGCGCCGATTGAACCGGTCAGGGTCTGCGGTGCGGTGCAGATCGCGTCCCCGTTCATGGAAAGCCAATACCCGCCCGAGCCCGCGACCAGGCCCTGAGAAATGACGACCGGCTTTTTCTTTTTACAGCGTTCGATCGCCTCGGCGACGAGGTCCGAAGCAAGGGGATCGCCGCCGGGCGAATCGACGCGGACCACAATGGCCCTGATAACAGGATCTTCCCCCGCCGCATCGATGACCTTCTCGAGCGAACGCGCCTTGATTCCCGTATCCATGGCGCAGACACCGAGGGCGTAAACGACGGCGATCGTTTTGGGAACGCCCCAGTTTTTGTCATACGGCCCTTTCAGCGACATCATCGCCTCGGGGGGGATAAGGGCCGTCTTTCTCCCTTCGAGTTTTTCAATCTCCTCTTCAATCGCGTCCCACCTGCCGGCGGCATCGGCGAGGTTGTGAGATATCGCGGTTTCGGCATTAAAGCGGATCACGGTATCCACCAGTGTATCGAATTCGTCTTCCGCTATTCCGCGCGCATCGCAAATTTCCTTTTTGACATAATCGTAAATATCACCGATATACCTGTCGTACTGTTCCCTGTTCGCGTCGGACATCGATTCCCTCGACAACGATTCCAAAGCGGATTTATAGGTATAGAGGCGGATTTCCTCGAAACCGATCCCCAGTTTTTCCAGGCTGCCTTTATAAAAGGAAAAGCCCGCGAGGTAACCCTGAAGCATGATCCCGCCCAGGGGATCGATGACGACCCTGTCCGCGACCGTCGCGAGATGGTAGAGATTGACCCCCCCGTTATCCAGGTATATGACGACATGTTTGCCCGACGCTTTGAAATCCTCGAGCATCCGGCGTATTTCCCATAACATTTCAGCGTCCGCCTGCAGTCCCGAGGTATTGACCGCGATTCCGGCGACCGACGGATCTTTTCCCGCGTTATCGATCTGTTTTAAAAGAGAAAGAAGCGTGTTCCGTTTACGGAAAAAGGAAACCCCCTGGTATTCGAGTGTTCCGTTCAATTCGAGTT encodes:
- a CDS encoding S49 family peptidase — protein: MKKVFFGILFLLGLIPCFPQPPFTPYHDNTQFLLAPPGEMDIGLYGFVNPAVLSYVRSFDTMTAFSNLADDEYTFDRFGFFLAFPGLGFGVMNRLGLNDDWKATYRISSSFGNTAFSVGFGYEWTEDASGIFDADNLYVMGLLARPFPFLSLGLSGSTSFSGEHYEAVFETGIRPFRADFLTLFADYALQDSRDFDELLDGTSSIGLVARFPFIEGLYCSGRFYPKTLDFSIGLKISSGYSSLAVVPHFSSGMGMTRFTYTMRAGAAEPGLIDTLVTGGGNYVKLELNGTLEYQGVSFFRKRNTLLSLLKQIDNAGKDPSVAGIAVNTSGLQADAEMLWEIRRMLEDFKASGKHVVIYLDNGGVNLYHLATVADRVVIDPLGGIMLQGYLAGFSFYKGSLEKLGIGFEEIRLYTYKSALESLSRESMSDANREQYDRYIGDIYDYVKKEICDARGIAEDEFDTLVDTVIRFNAETAISHNLADAAGRWDAIEEEIEKLEGRKTALIPPEAMMSLKGPYDKNWGVPKTIAVVYALGVCAMDTGIKARSLEKVIDAAGEDPVIRAIVVRVDSPGGDPLASDLVAEAIERCKKKKPVVISQGLVAGSGGYWLSMNGDAICTAPQTLTGSIGAIGGWMYDNGLKEKLGITTDFVKRGDHADLGFGFALPYLMLGLPDRNLDQDERRMLEDTIAYIYKQFVSKVASGRNKEEDEIEKIAQGRIWSGLAAKEVGLADEIGGLWKAIAIAKEMAGIPEKERVEIVELPAVDFMSVYAPFLSLLGITVNEKADGMVDAGSVLPEAAAPFGPLFEYLRFRLDNNGKAMPILDFEMMDVLLGERNF
- a CDS encoding DUF4332 domain-containing protein, with product MAKLEEVEGIGVKYAKMLKKAGVRSTGDLLKKGATPDGRKKISEGSGITPKLVLEWVNHVDLFRIKGVGSEYADLLEEAGVDTIPELCQRRADNLFQKMKDINTSKKLVRKIPVEKQVNDWIAQAKKLPRMITY